One window of Sphingobacteriales bacterium genomic DNA carries:
- a CDS encoding tryptophanase, giving the protein MEFKTIIEPFRIKTVEPITMSTQEQREQYLKDAHYNPFLLKSRHVIIDLLTDSGTSAMSSNQWAAMMRADESYAGARSWKRFEKAVHKLTGMPHILPTHQGRAAERILYTYIGGKGKYFFSNTHFDTTRANIEYSGATAIDIPVPEARDYNSPFPFKGNLDVSELAKQIEKVGAENVAGVILTVTNNSGGGQPVSMENTRQVHQLCRQYNILFILDCCRIAENSYFIHKNETGYAQKTYREIAQEMFSLADAAVMSAKKDGLVNMGGFLALRNNELSDACMQLLIITEGFTTYGGLSGRDMEAVAVGLEEVFEPDYLKYRITSTQYLGEQILQKGVPIIYPVGGHAVYVDAKKLYHHIPVHQYPGQALVCELYRIGGIRSVEIGSVMFGKYDERGNLIPAPMELVRLAIPRRVYTQSHIDYVIEVFDEILANRQQVRGLKITKEPQFLRHFTAHFGLLD; this is encoded by the coding sequence ATGGAATTTAAAACCATTATTGAACCGTTTCGGATTAAAACAGTTGAGCCGATTACGATGAGCACCCAGGAGCAGCGGGAGCAGTATCTGAAAGATGCCCATTATAACCCGTTTCTCCTCAAATCGCGACATGTCATCATAGACTTGCTGACAGATAGCGGCACTTCGGCCATGAGCAGCAATCAATGGGCGGCTATGATGCGTGCCGATGAGTCTTATGCAGGTGCCCGTAGCTGGAAACGATTTGAAAAAGCCGTACACAAACTTACCGGAATGCCGCATATTTTACCCACCCATCAAGGACGGGCTGCGGAAAGAATTTTATACACCTATATCGGCGGCAAGGGTAAATACTTTTTCAGCAATACTCATTTCGATACCACCCGTGCCAATATCGAATACAGCGGGGCAACAGCTATTGATATTCCGGTTCCGGAAGCCAGAGATTATAACTCCCCCTTTCCGTTTAAAGGGAATTTAGATGTAAGTGAACTGGCGAAGCAGATTGAAAAAGTTGGAGCCGAAAATGTTGCCGGGGTCATATTAACCGTAACCAACAACAGCGGCGGCGGCCAACCGGTAAGCATGGAAAACACGCGACAAGTCCATCAATTGTGCAGACAATACAATATCCTGTTTATTTTAGACTGCTGCCGGATTGCAGAAAACAGCTACTTTATTCATAAAAACGAAACGGGGTATGCCCAAAAAACCTACCGCGAAATTGCGCAAGAGATGTTTTCATTGGCCGATGCGGCGGTAATGAGTGCAAAAAAAGACGGATTGGTGAACATGGGCGGATTTCTGGCACTGAGAAACAATGAGCTATCCGATGCCTGTATGCAGTTGCTTATCATTACCGAGGGGTTTACCACCTACGGCGGTTTGTCGGGGCGCGACATGGAAGCAGTAGCTGTTGGATTGGAAGAAGTATTTGAGCCTGATTATCTGAAATACCGGATAACAAGTACACAGTATTTGGGAGAACAGATTCTTCAGAAAGGCGTGCCTATCATATATCCTGTCGGAGGTCATGCCGTATATGTGGATGCTAAAAAGCTCTATCACCATATTCCGGTTCACCAATATCCGGGGCAGGCGTTGGTCTGCGAACTGTACCGGATTGGCGGCATCCGCAGTGTTGAAATAGGCTCGGTTATGTTTGGCAAATACGATGAACGGGGAAATTTAATACCCGCCCCCATGGAATTGGTCAGGCTTGCGATTCCACGAAGAGTTTATACACAATCGCATATAGATTATGTGATAGAGGTGTTTGATGAAATTCTGGCAAACAGACAACAGGTCAGGGGGTTAAAAATTACCAAAGAACCTCAGTTTTTAAGGCATTTTACCGCTCATTTCGGACTATTGGATTAA